In one Neobacillus sp. CF12 genomic region, the following are encoded:
- a CDS encoding acetyl-CoA C-acetyltransferase, with amino-acid sequence MREVVIVSAVRTAIGNFMGALSDTPATELGAVVIKEALNRAGVKGEQVDEVIMGNVLQAGVGQGPARQAAIKAGLPNEVSSMAINKLCGSGLKAVHLAAQAIQTGEAEIVVAGGMENMSLAPYLLPKGRTGYRMGDGKVIDSMIQDGLQCALNSYHMGVTAENIAEQYGLTREEQDEFAAWSQQKAENAIKEGKFKEEIVPIYIPQRKGDPIVFDTDEFPRAGVSAEKLAKLKPAFKKDGSVTAGNASGINDGAAALVLMSREKASGLGIKPMAVIRANGTAGVDPKIMGIGPVPATKKALEKAGLSMEDIDLVEANEAFAAQSLAVGRDLQIPNDKLNVNGGAVALGHPIGASGARVLVTLLHEMQRQGSRYGLAALCIGGGQGIATIVEME; translated from the coding sequence ATGCGTGAAGTTGTAATTGTAAGTGCTGTTCGTACAGCAATCGGAAATTTTATGGGCGCATTAAGCGATACACCAGCGACTGAGTTAGGTGCTGTTGTGATTAAGGAAGCCTTAAACCGTGCGGGTGTTAAAGGCGAACAAGTAGATGAAGTAATCATGGGTAACGTGCTCCAAGCAGGGGTTGGTCAGGGACCAGCGCGCCAGGCCGCAATAAAAGCCGGTCTTCCGAATGAAGTATCTTCAATGGCAATTAACAAACTCTGCGGTTCAGGCTTAAAGGCCGTACATTTGGCTGCACAAGCAATCCAAACGGGAGAAGCAGAAATTGTCGTTGCTGGTGGAATGGAAAATATGAGTTTAGCTCCATACCTTCTGCCGAAAGGACGCACAGGCTACCGAATGGGAGATGGAAAGGTTATCGACAGCATGATACAGGATGGTTTGCAATGTGCCTTGAACTCATACCACATGGGTGTTACCGCTGAGAATATCGCTGAACAATATGGACTAACTAGAGAAGAACAAGATGAATTTGCAGCATGGAGCCAGCAAAAGGCAGAAAATGCGATAAAAGAAGGAAAGTTTAAGGAAGAAATCGTGCCTATTTATATCCCACAGCGTAAGGGAGATCCAATCGTATTTGATACTGATGAGTTTCCAAGAGCAGGAGTCAGTGCAGAAAAACTTGCGAAGCTGAAACCGGCATTTAAAAAGGACGGAAGTGTTACCGCTGGGAATGCCTCAGGTATTAATGATGGTGCGGCTGCATTAGTGCTTATGAGCCGGGAGAAAGCCAGTGGACTTGGAATTAAACCAATGGCTGTAATCCGCGCGAACGGAACAGCGGGTGTTGACCCGAAAATAATGGGTATTGGACCTGTTCCAGCAACCAAAAAGGCGCTAGAAAAAGCGGGGCTTTCGATGGAAGATATTGATTTAGTTGAAGCAAATGAAGCATTTGCTGCCCAATCTCTAGCAGTAGGGCGTGATCTACAGATCCCAAATGACAAACTAAACGTTAATGGCGGAGCAGTGGCATTGGGACATCCTATCGGTGCGAGCGGCGCACGTGTTCTAGTGACACTATTGCATGAAATGCAACGTCAAGGATCCCGCTATGGATTGGCGGCTTTATGTATCGGCGGCGGGCAAGGAATAGCTACGATTGTAGAAATGGAATAG
- a CDS encoding ATP-binding protein — protein MLLLDYIVNLSIFSLLVSTPLVIRSFYNYKPIKHSRLWIGVYGGIVSIILVMLSLQEQGYSYDIRYAPVILIFAYLGPFAGIITGLFSLLARLFSSGHWDTAIIGWVAIMIGFTVIYYFTKRFTPIMKSIILSGSYILIYVINVPIIFNVFRDKPFFHFQYLLFVILGVILGLLLIESYVKLHRLYNRLSDMYRMVEASESKYRLIAENTSDLIMVMDKEHTLSYFSPSHEIVLGYQCSELEDVKLCRFIHSNDVDMFKSTLDRMFENGESKSIEFRLIHKNGNWIEFESRGVPVKRENGEIEHIVIISRDISERKKAEEILLQSEKLSIVGELAAGVAHEIRNPLTTIKGFIQLFKRENGADEINDLLLSELARIETITSEMLSLGKPQAVQLHRTNLRELVENTLELLSPQAHMENIQFNLCVEDYSFFITGEKNQLKQVFLNILKNAIEAMPEGGNIHINLQKRDESECVLSVQDEGCGIPEELLPRLGEPFYSLKEKGTGLGLMICNKIIKQHHGSITYQSKAQKGTLVEITLPLAN, from the coding sequence TTGTTGCTATTAGATTATATTGTCAATCTCTCAATTTTTTCACTTTTAGTTAGTACTCCTCTAGTTATCCGCTCGTTTTATAATTATAAGCCCATAAAACATTCTCGTCTTTGGATCGGTGTCTATGGAGGAATTGTTTCAATTATTCTCGTCATGCTATCCCTTCAGGAGCAAGGATATTCGTATGATATCCGTTATGCACCAGTTATTCTGATATTTGCCTACTTGGGTCCATTTGCTGGAATAATTACTGGATTATTCTCGCTGCTTGCAAGATTGTTCTCAAGTGGTCACTGGGACACAGCTATTATCGGTTGGGTTGCTATAATGATTGGGTTTACAGTTATTTATTATTTTACAAAGAGATTTACGCCAATAATGAAATCTATTATTTTATCTGGTTCTTATATACTCATTTATGTTATTAATGTACCGATTATTTTCAACGTGTTTAGAGATAAACCATTCTTTCATTTCCAATATCTTTTATTTGTGATATTAGGAGTTATTTTAGGGCTATTATTGATTGAGTCGTATGTTAAGCTGCATAGGCTTTACAATAGATTGTCTGATATGTATAGGATGGTTGAGGCGAGTGAATCTAAATATAGGTTAATTGCTGAGAATACATCTGACCTTATTATGGTGATGGATAAGGAGCATACGCTTTCATACTTTTCTCCTTCGCATGAAATTGTTTTAGGGTACCAGTGTTCTGAACTAGAAGATGTTAAATTATGCAGGTTTATACATTCTAATGATGTTGACATGTTTAAAAGTACATTGGATAGGATGTTTGAAAATGGAGAATCAAAGTCAATTGAATTTCGTCTTATTCACAAGAATGGTAATTGGATAGAATTTGAGTCTCGAGGTGTCCCTGTAAAAAGGGAAAATGGTGAAATCGAGCATATAGTCATTATTAGCCGGGATATTTCGGAGCGTAAAAAGGCGGAAGAAATATTGCTGCAATCAGAAAAATTATCGATTGTCGGGGAATTAGCCGCAGGAGTTGCCCATGAAATCCGCAATCCCTTAACAACGATCAAGGGATTTATTCAGCTATTTAAAAGGGAAAACGGAGCGGATGAAATAAATGACTTGCTTCTAAGTGAACTTGCACGTATCGAAACGATAACGAGTGAAATGCTTTCTCTAGGAAAACCACAGGCTGTACAACTGCATCGCACGAATTTAAGAGAACTTGTAGAGAATACACTTGAACTGCTTTCACCGCAAGCGCATATGGAGAATATTCAATTCAACTTATGTGTGGAAGATTATTCCTTTTTTATAACGGGAGAGAAGAACCAATTAAAGCAGGTATTCCTTAATATTCTAAAGAATGCAATCGAGGCAATGCCTGAGGGAGGAAATATCCATATCAATCTCCAAAAAAGGGATGAAAGTGAATGTGTGCTTTCTGTTCAAGATGAAGGCTGTGGAATACCAGAAGAACTTCTGCCTCGATTAGGAGAACCTTTTTATAGTTTAAAGGAAAAAGGGACTGGTCTTGGACTAATGATCTGTAATAAAATTATCAAACAACACCATGGAAGTATTACCTACCAAAGTAAAGCACAAAAGGGTACATTGGTTGAAATTACATTACCGTTGGCAAATTAA
- the atoD gene encoding acetate CoA-transferase subunit alpha has product MNKIISLDEAKSFFKNGMTIMAGGFMGVGTPEDLVSALLEADVKDITLIANDTAFIESGVGPLIVNHRVKKVIASHIGTNPETGRQMIAGEMEVELVPQGTLAERVRAGGAGLGGILTPTGVGTVVEEGKEKLTVDGREYLLEKPLRAEVALLKAYKADKSGNLVYHRSARNFNPFMALAADHVIVQVEKLVEVGEIDPDEVMTPGILIDKIYVRRR; this is encoded by the coding sequence GTGAATAAAATTATTTCTTTGGATGAAGCTAAATCGTTCTTTAAAAATGGCATGACTATTATGGCAGGTGGCTTTATGGGAGTTGGTACACCGGAAGATCTTGTATCCGCTTTACTTGAAGCAGATGTGAAAGATATTACATTGATCGCAAATGATACCGCTTTCATCGAAAGCGGCGTTGGACCTTTAATTGTAAATCATAGAGTTAAAAAGGTTATCGCTTCGCATATTGGTACGAACCCAGAAACTGGCCGGCAAATGATTGCTGGTGAAATGGAGGTTGAACTCGTTCCCCAGGGAACACTTGCTGAACGCGTTCGTGCTGGTGGAGCAGGTCTTGGCGGGATTTTAACTCCAACTGGTGTCGGAACCGTTGTAGAAGAAGGAAAAGAAAAGCTAACGGTCGATGGACGGGAATACTTGCTTGAAAAACCACTTCGTGCAGAAGTTGCTCTTCTTAAAGCCTATAAAGCGGACAAATCTGGTAACTTGGTTTATCACCGCTCAGCACGTAACTTCAACCCTTTTATGGCGCTTGCCGCTGACCATGTTATCGTCCAAGTCGAGAAATTAGTTGAGGTAGGAGAAATTGATCCCGATGAGGTTATGACCCCAGGAATCCTGATAGATAAAATTTATGTTCGCAGGAGGTAG
- a CDS encoding 3-oxoacid CoA-transferase subunit B yields MLQTLVNPKQIIAARVAKEMRDGDVVNLGIGLPTMVPNYLPENVNVILQSENGYVGLGPLDGDIDPDLVNAGGQPSGILPGGAFFDSVFSFELIRGGHVDVTVLGGLEADAKGNLANWMVPGKMVPGMGGAMDLVTGAKKVIVAMEHTAKNGSSKILEECRLPLTGKGVVDLIVTELAVFRVTEEGLVLEELQEGVNLETVKGKTEASFKIGPNILAELVG; encoded by the coding sequence ATGTTACAGACATTAGTGAATCCAAAACAAATTATCGCTGCCCGGGTGGCAAAGGAAATGAGAGACGGTGACGTAGTTAACCTAGGAATCGGCTTACCAACAATGGTTCCAAACTATCTGCCTGAAAATGTAAATGTTATTTTACAATCTGAAAATGGCTATGTCGGACTTGGTCCTTTAGATGGAGATATTGATCCGGATTTGGTCAACGCAGGAGGGCAGCCTTCGGGAATCCTGCCTGGTGGTGCATTCTTTGACAGTGTATTCTCATTTGAGTTAATTCGTGGCGGTCATGTTGATGTAACTGTCCTTGGAGGACTTGAAGCGGATGCGAAGGGAAATCTTGCTAACTGGATGGTGCCAGGAAAAATGGTACCAGGAATGGGCGGAGCAATGGACTTAGTGACAGGAGCAAAGAAAGTCATTGTTGCAATGGAGCATACGGCGAAGAATGGCTCCTCTAAAATTTTAGAGGAATGTCGCTTACCGCTTACGGGAAAAGGTGTAGTTGACCTGATTGTGACAGAACTAGCCGTTTTTCGTGTAACGGAAGAAGGACTTGTTTTGGAAGAACTTCAAGAGGGTGTAAACCTTGAAACAGTAAAGGGAAAAACAGAAGCCTCATTTAAAATTGGTCCTAACATTTTAGCAGAATTGGTCGGTTAA